Proteins encoded in a region of the Pseudomonas putida genome:
- the betA gene encoding choline dehydrogenase → MTKRYDYIIIGAGSAGCVLANRLSEDAGTSVLVLEFGGSDRSVLIQMPSAFSLPMNTKKYNWHYETVAEPHLDNRRLHCPRGKVLGGSSSINGLVYIRGHACDFDEWESLGAKNWSYRNCLPYFKRAEQYKFGGDDYRGGAGPLSTNNGNNMQNPLYGAWVEAGAEAGYIKTDDCNGYMQEGFGAMHMTVKDGVRWSTANAYLRPAMTRPNLTVITHAMTRRILLDGKRAVGVEYDHGGQTHKVMCNREVLVASGPIGSPHLLQRSGIGPAAVLKSAGIEVRHDLPGVGENLQDHSEIYIQYACKQPVTLNGKMNLLGKAMIGLRWLLFKDGLGASNHFEAGGFIRSSKGLRWPDIQFHFLPAAMRYDGDKPFKGHGFMVLTGPNKPKSRGHVRALSADPYQHPQIRFNYLESEEDREGFRRCVRLTREIIAQPAMDRYRGEELAPGPQVQTDEEIDAFVRANMESTMHPCGSCRMGEDEMAVVDSMLRVRGLQGLRVIDSSVFPSEPNGNLNAPTIMLAERAADLVRGRQPLAPVDVPVGLVGGWEEEQRSRKPVREMPIR, encoded by the coding sequence ATGACCAAGCGATACGACTACATCATCATCGGTGCGGGCTCTGCCGGCTGCGTGTTGGCCAACCGCCTCAGCGAAGACGCCGGTACCTCGGTGCTGGTACTGGAGTTCGGTGGCAGCGACCGCAGCGTGCTGATCCAGATGCCCAGTGCGTTCTCCTTGCCGATGAACACCAAGAAATACAACTGGCACTACGAGACCGTGGCCGAGCCGCATCTGGACAACCGGCGCCTGCATTGCCCTCGGGGCAAGGTGCTGGGCGGCTCGTCGTCGATCAATGGCCTGGTCTACATCCGCGGCCATGCCTGTGATTTCGATGAGTGGGAAAGCCTCGGCGCGAAAAACTGGAGCTACCGCAACTGCCTGCCGTACTTCAAACGTGCCGAGCAGTACAAGTTCGGTGGCGACGACTACCGGGGCGGCGCCGGGCCGCTGTCGACCAACAACGGCAACAATATGCAGAACCCGCTGTATGGTGCCTGGGTCGAGGCGGGCGCCGAAGCCGGCTACATCAAGACCGATGACTGCAACGGTTACATGCAGGAAGGCTTTGGTGCCATGCACATGACGGTGAAGGACGGTGTGCGCTGGTCCACCGCCAATGCCTACCTGCGCCCGGCGATGACCCGGCCGAACCTGACCGTGATCACCCATGCCATGACCCGGCGTATCCTGCTCGATGGCAAGCGGGCGGTGGGCGTGGAATATGACCATGGCGGGCAGACGCACAAGGTCATGTGCAACCGGGAAGTGCTGGTGGCGTCCGGCCCGATCGGCTCACCGCATTTACTGCAGCGCTCTGGCATCGGCCCAGCGGCGGTGCTGAAAAGCGCCGGCATTGAGGTGCGCCACGACCTGCCGGGGGTGGGCGAGAACCTGCAGGACCACTCGGAAATCTACATCCAGTATGCGTGCAAGCAACCGGTGACCCTCAACGGCAAGATGAACCTGCTGGGCAAGGCCATGATCGGCTTGCGCTGGCTGCTGTTCAAGGACGGGCTGGGGGCCAGCAACCACTTCGAAGCCGGCGGTTTCATCCGCTCGTCCAAGGGCTTGCGCTGGCCGGACATCCAGTTCCACTTCCTGCCGGCGGCCATGCGCTACGACGGCGACAAACCGTTCAAAGGCCATGGTTTCATGGTGCTGACCGGGCCCAACAAGCCCAAGAGCCGAGGCCATGTGCGGGCGTTGTCGGCCGACCCGTACCAGCATCCGCAAATCCGCTTCAACTACCTGGAGAGCGAAGAGGACCGCGAAGGTTTCCGTCGGTGCGTACGGCTGACCCGCGAGATCATCGCCCAGCCGGCCATGGACCGCTACCGTGGCGAGGAGCTGGCGCCCGGGCCGCAGGTGCAGACCGACGAAGAAATCGACGCCTTCGTGCGCGCGAACATGGAAAGCACCATGCACCCGTGCGGCTCGTGTCGTATGGGTGAGGATGAGATGGCGGTGGTCGATTCAATGCTGCGCGTGCGTGGATTGCAGGGGCTGCGGGTGATCGACTCGTCGGTGTTCCCGAGCGAGCCCAACGGCAACCTCAACGCGCCGACCATCATGCTGGCCGAGCGCGCAGCCGACCTGGTGCGCGGGCGTCAGCCGCTGGCGCCGGTCGATGTACCGGTGGGCCTGGTGGGGGGCTGGGAGGAGGAGCAGCGTAGCCGCAAGCCCGTGCGGGAGATGCCTATCCGTTAA
- a CDS encoding LysR family transcriptional regulator: protein MIDLRHLRTLHALRETDSLHEAAERLHLTQSALSHQFRDMEERIGMPLFVRKSRPVRFTSAGLKLLQLADQVLPQIRSTERDLGKLAGGSAGRLHIAIECHSCYQWLMPSVDEFRGAWPEVELDLASGFSFAPLPALERGDLDLVVTSDPVTLPGISYVPLFGYEALLAIDNHHVMRHKPYLGPADIASQTLITYPIERSRLDIFTRFLDPADVEPAQVRTSELTVMMMQLVASGRGVCCLPNWAVHEYSSRGYVTAKRLGEHGLQANLYAALRSDMLEVPYVSDFLLTAKDISFTTLAGVSVASGPVL, encoded by the coding sequence ATGATCGATTTACGCCACCTGCGAACCCTCCACGCGCTGCGTGAAACCGACAGCCTGCACGAGGCCGCCGAGCGCCTGCACCTGACCCAATCAGCCCTGTCGCACCAGTTCCGCGATATGGAGGAGCGCATCGGCATGCCGTTGTTCGTGCGCAAATCCAGGCCGGTGCGCTTCACCAGTGCCGGGCTGAAGCTGCTGCAGTTGGCCGATCAGGTACTGCCGCAGATCCGCAGCACCGAACGGGACCTGGGCAAACTGGCCGGGGGCTCCGCCGGGCGCTTGCACATCGCCATCGAATGCCACAGCTGCTACCAGTGGCTGATGCCTTCGGTGGATGAGTTCCGTGGCGCCTGGCCAGAGGTAGAGCTGGACCTCGCTTCCGGTTTTTCCTTCGCGCCGCTGCCGGCCCTGGAGCGCGGGGACCTGGACCTGGTGGTGACCTCCGACCCGGTGACCCTGCCGGGTATCAGCTACGTGCCGTTGTTCGGCTACGAGGCGCTGCTGGCCATCGACAACCATCACGTCATGCGCCACAAGCCTTACCTTGGGCCCGCCGATATTGCCAGCCAGACACTGATCACCTACCCGATCGAACGCAGCCGCCTGGACATCTTCACCCGCTTCCTCGACCCCGCCGACGTCGAACCCGCACAGGTGCGCACCTCTGAACTGACCGTGATGATGATGCAACTGGTGGCCTCCGGGCGCGGCGTTTGCTGCCTGCCCAACTGGGCAGTGCATGAGTACAGCTCACGCGGCTATGTCACCGCCAAGCGCCTCGGCGAACACGGCTTGCAGGCAAACCTCTACGCAGCGCTGCGCAGCGACATGCTGGAAGTACCCTACGTGAGTGATTTTCTGCTCACGGCCAAGGACATCTCCTTCACCACGCTGGCGGGTGTCAGCGTGGCTTCAGGCCCGGTCCTCTGA
- the speB gene encoding agmatinase, translating to MAKHGYESGRLNLPFVGHCTFAKAPVCTDWAAIDADVAILGAPNDMGTQWRSGARFGPRGIREASTLFSFGHAGAYDFEDDATYLTEDQVRMVDVGDADIVHTDMASSNANIESAVRQILAAGAMPVVLGGDHSVHAPVIKAFEGHGPIHIVHFDAHLDFVDERHGVRYGHGSPLRRASELEHIVGMTQMGIRNVSSSNRDDYDAARDAGSQILSVRDVRRLGCEGVLAKIPEGRNYYITIDIDGFDPSIAPGTGTPSHGGFLYYEVLEIIQALARRSHGRIVGMDLVEVAPAYDPTGMTSILAAQLLMNSIGFIFHARANAR from the coding sequence ATGGCAAAGCACGGTTACGAGTCTGGCCGCCTGAACCTGCCCTTCGTGGGCCATTGCACGTTCGCCAAGGCGCCGGTATGCACCGACTGGGCGGCAATCGACGCCGATGTGGCGATTTTGGGGGCACCCAACGACATGGGCACCCAGTGGCGTTCGGGTGCGCGTTTTGGGCCGCGCGGCATTCGTGAGGCATCGACCTTGTTTTCCTTCGGCCATGCCGGTGCCTATGACTTCGAAGATGACGCCACCTACCTGACCGAAGACCAGGTGCGCATGGTCGATGTGGGCGACGCCGACATCGTGCACACCGACATGGCCAGCAGTAACGCCAACATCGAGTCGGCCGTGCGGCAGATTCTTGCGGCGGGGGCGATGCCGGTGGTGCTGGGCGGTGACCATTCGGTGCATGCCCCGGTGATCAAGGCGTTCGAAGGCCATGGGCCGATCCACATCGTGCATTTCGACGCCCACCTGGATTTCGTCGACGAGCGCCACGGCGTGCGCTACGGCCACGGCAGCCCGCTGCGCCGCGCATCGGAGCTGGAGCACATCGTTGGCATGACCCAAATGGGCATCCGCAACGTGTCCTCATCCAACCGCGACGACTACGACGCCGCGCGTGACGCCGGTTCGCAGATTCTTTCGGTGCGTGACGTACGTCGGTTGGGCTGCGAGGGCGTGCTGGCGAAAATTCCTGAAGGCCGCAACTACTACATCACCATCGACATCGACGGCTTCGACCCGTCCATCGCCCCGGGCACTGGCACGCCGAGCCATGGCGGATTCTTGTACTACGAAGTGCTGGAGATCATCCAGGCCCTGGCCCGGCGCAGCCATGGCCGCATCGTCGGCATGGACCTGGTCGAAGTGGCCCCGGCCTACGACCCCACCGGCATGACCTCGATCCTGGCCGCACAATTGCTGATGAACAGCATCGGCTTCATCTTCCACGCGCGCGCCAACGCCCGCTGA
- a CDS encoding aldehyde dehydrogenase codes for MDNKVKAYLQAFGVSEATQRFLSKPQRMFIGGAWLEASDGGTAEVIEPSTEGVLTRIPMGTADDLDRAVCAARAQFDGGAWRQLKPLERERLIHRLADLIETHGDELAQIEAIDMGKSVVQARAVDIQGTVDTLRYFAGWASKIHGRTVEPSLPGNYLAYTRKEAVGVVGAIVPWNFPLQTMAWKLGAALATGCTVVVKPAELTSLSALRFAELVQAAGIPDGVVNIVTGRGSVVGQAMSSHPGIDKLSFTGSTPVGCAVGKTAMDQMKRLTLELGGKSPVIVFADADIEAAAQAVANGVFFNSGQVCDAGTRAYVERSVYPAFLDALARYTATLKIAPGLDPDCFISPMVSQQQQRRVLDYIALGKAEGAQVHYGGELLDGPGFYVQPTIFAHCRNDMRIVSEEIFGPVLVTQPFDSQEEALQLANDSLFGLAAAIYSNDLGKVHGLIPQLRAGTVYVNAHSTLDPAMPFGGYKQSGYGKDLGAEQLEFLLETKAVWITLP; via the coding sequence GTGGACAACAAGGTTAAAGCCTACTTGCAGGCCTTTGGCGTTTCCGAGGCGACCCAGCGTTTTCTCAGCAAGCCGCAGCGCATGTTCATCGGCGGTGCCTGGCTGGAGGCCAGCGACGGAGGTACCGCCGAGGTCATCGAGCCCTCCACCGAAGGGGTACTGACACGCATCCCCATGGGCACCGCAGATGACCTCGACCGTGCCGTGTGCGCCGCGCGCGCGCAGTTCGACGGTGGTGCCTGGCGCCAGCTGAAGCCGCTGGAGCGCGAGCGCCTGATTCATCGCCTGGCCGACTTGATCGAAACCCACGGCGACGAATTGGCGCAGATCGAAGCCATCGACATGGGCAAGTCGGTGGTGCAGGCGCGCGCAGTCGACATCCAGGGCACGGTCGATACCCTGCGCTATTTCGCCGGCTGGGCCAGCAAGATCCACGGCCGCACGGTCGAGCCTTCGCTGCCTGGCAATTACCTGGCGTATACCCGCAAGGAGGCGGTGGGAGTGGTCGGCGCCATCGTGCCGTGGAACTTCCCCCTGCAGACCATGGCCTGGAAACTGGGCGCGGCGCTGGCCACCGGCTGCACCGTAGTGGTCAAACCGGCAGAGCTGACCTCGCTGTCGGCGCTGCGCTTTGCCGAGCTGGTACAGGCGGCAGGTATTCCCGATGGCGTGGTGAACATCGTGACCGGGCGCGGCAGCGTGGTCGGCCAGGCGATGTCCAGCCACCCAGGCATCGACAAGCTGAGCTTTACCGGCTCTACCCCAGTGGGGTGTGCGGTGGGCAAGACGGCGATGGACCAGATGAAGCGCCTTACCCTCGAACTGGGTGGCAAGTCACCGGTGATCGTGTTTGCCGACGCGGACATCGAGGCGGCGGCGCAAGCCGTGGCCAATGGGGTGTTCTTCAACTCTGGGCAGGTGTGTGATGCCGGTACCCGTGCGTATGTAGAGCGCAGTGTCTATCCGGCATTTCTCGACGCGTTGGCACGCTACACGGCGACGTTGAAGATTGCCCCAGGGCTTGACCCCGATTGCTTCATCAGCCCGATGGTGTCGCAGCAACAGCAGCGGCGCGTGCTGGACTATATCGCCCTGGGTAAGGCCGAAGGCGCGCAGGTGCACTATGGTGGCGAGCTGCTCGACGGCCCCGGCTTCTACGTGCAGCCGACGATCTTCGCCCATTGCCGCAATGACATGCGCATCGTCAGCGAGGAGATCTTCGGCCCTGTGCTGGTCACTCAGCCGTTCGACAGCCAGGAGGAGGCACTGCAGCTTGCCAACGACTCGCTGTTTGGTCTGGCAGCGGCGATCTACTCCAACGACCTGGGCAAGGTGCATGGGCTGATCCCGCAGCTTCGCGCCGGCACCGTATACGTCAATGCCCACAGTACCCTCGACCCGGCCATGCCGTTCGGTGGCTACAAACAGTCCGGCTACGGCAAGGACCTGGGCGCGGAACAACTGGAGTTTCTGCTGGAGACCAAGGCGGTGTGGATCACCTTGCCCTGA
- a CDS encoding cytosine permease, translated as MSASREQEFRLGAERGDTPLLPSERVWGFWGFAYANSALAVATWVFLIGGATALFVGPLQGIAAIIIGNIIGVVLAASSTCLPCGKYGVEQFTFLRSMFGLNGSRLVYFLSVVVLTMGWLAVLGLMCGRALDNLQTLVHQAQPSGDGWLVTGGALLAIVLAALVAMRGPDMIRRLSAVIAPSLILIMLALMYFISRRYSLDQLLAMPPLQPPFENPHVNFMVAVEINIAAGFSWWPYIGNLSRLCSNQRTAFWPNLVGIFGAASLGESVSLFAATTLGSSDPTAWMRLAGGMGFGIIALSFLALANLTGMVNILYTAVIGLRQLAGERLRSMGWGVLISLFCIIPVVIVVLLPGIYDGFFIFLVWTSALNSALAGIGIADYFFLRKQRLNLRQLYAEPSVSPLRYCKGFNPIALVALVAGFAIYVVVFNPQTLAHTNFFTFATASLPSCLLAGLVHYGLTRLLAARLGWGGYPKRNERNIEAVGLRAQD; from the coding sequence ATGAGTGCTTCCCGTGAGCAGGAGTTTCGCCTGGGTGCGGAACGTGGTGACACCCCCTTGCTGCCCAGTGAGCGGGTGTGGGGTTTTTGGGGCTTTGCCTACGCCAACTCGGCGCTGGCGGTGGCTACCTGGGTGTTCCTGATCGGCGGTGCCACGGCGCTGTTCGTCGGCCCCTTGCAAGGGATTGCGGCGATCATCATCGGCAACATCATCGGCGTGGTCCTGGCAGCCTCGTCCACCTGCCTGCCCTGCGGCAAGTACGGTGTCGAGCAGTTCACCTTCCTGCGCAGCATGTTCGGCCTCAATGGCAGCCGCCTGGTCTACTTCCTCTCGGTGGTGGTGCTGACCATGGGTTGGCTGGCGGTGCTGGGGCTGATGTGCGGGCGGGCGCTGGACAACCTGCAGACCCTGGTGCACCAGGCCCAACCCAGCGGCGACGGTTGGCTGGTGACCGGCGGGGCGTTGCTGGCCATTGTGCTGGCAGCGCTGGTCGCCATGCGCGGGCCAGACATGATCCGCCGCCTGAGTGCGGTGATCGCGCCCAGCCTGATCCTGATCATGCTGGCGCTGATGTACTTCATTTCGCGCCGCTACAGCCTTGACCAGCTGCTGGCCATGCCGCCCTTGCAGCCACCGTTCGAGAACCCGCACGTCAACTTCATGGTCGCGGTGGAAATCAACATTGCCGCGGGCTTTTCCTGGTGGCCCTACATCGGCAACCTGTCGCGCCTGTGCAGCAACCAGCGTACCGCCTTCTGGCCCAACCTGGTGGGCATCTTCGGTGCCGCTTCACTGGGCGAGTCGGTCAGCCTGTTCGCCGCCACCACCCTGGGCAGCAGCGACCCTACCGCCTGGATGCGCCTGGCCGGTGGCATGGGCTTTGGCATCATCGCCCTGAGTTTCCTGGCGCTGGCCAACCTGACCGGCATGGTCAACATCCTCTACACGGCGGTGATCGGCCTGCGTCAGCTGGCCGGGGAACGGCTGCGCAGCATGGGCTGGGGGGTATTGATCTCGCTGTTCTGCATCATCCCGGTGGTGATCGTGGTGCTGCTGCCGGGTATCTACGATGGCTTCTTCATCTTTTTGGTGTGGACCTCCGCACTCAACAGCGCCCTGGCCGGCATTGGCATCGCCGATTACTTCTTCCTTCGCAAGCAGCGCTTGAACCTGCGCCAGCTCTACGCCGAACCAAGCGTATCACCCCTGCGCTACTGCAAAGGCTTCAACCCCATTGCGCTGGTGGCGCTGGTGGCGGGCTTTGCGATCTATGTGGTGGTGTTCAACCCGCAGACCCTGGCCCATACCAACTTCTTCACCTTCGCCACGGCCTCGCTACCGTCCTGCCTGCTGGCCGGGCTGGTGCATTACGGCTTGACCCGACTGCTGGCCGCGCGCCTGGGTTGGGGCGGCTATCCAAAGCGTAACGAACGCAACATCGAGGCCGTCGGCCTTCGCGCACAGGACTAG
- the glyA gene encoding serine hydroxymethyltransferase, with protein sequence MFHKSLTLSDFDPALSEAIRREVQRQEDHIELIASENYTSPQVMQAQGTELTNKYAEGYPGKRYYGGCEHVDVVEQLAIERARQLFGAGYANVQPHSGSQANAAVYLALLQAGDTLLGMSLAHGGHLTHGAKVSASGKLYNAVQYGIDANGLIDYDEVERLAVEHQPKMIVAGFSAYSKTLDFPRFRQIADKVGAYLFVDMAHVAGLVAAGLYPNPLPYADVVTTTTHKTLRGPRGGLILAKADPELEKKLNSAVFPGGQGGPLMHVIAAKAVCFKEALEPGFKDYQRQVVNNAQAMAQVFMQRGFDVVSGGTDNHLFLLSLIRQGITGKDADAALGRAHITVNKNAVPNDPQSPFVTSGLRIGTPAVTTRGFKEAECRALATWICDILDHLGDADVEAHVAGQVGELCKLFPVYPA encoded by the coding sequence ATGTTCCATAAAAGCCTGACCCTGTCTGACTTCGACCCTGCGCTGTCCGAGGCCATTCGCCGCGAAGTGCAACGCCAGGAAGACCACATCGAGCTGATCGCCTCGGAAAACTACACCAGCCCGCAGGTGATGCAGGCCCAAGGTACCGAACTGACCAACAAGTACGCCGAAGGCTACCCAGGCAAGCGCTATTACGGTGGCTGCGAGCATGTCGACGTGGTCGAGCAACTGGCCATCGAGCGTGCCAGGCAACTGTTCGGCGCGGGTTACGCCAACGTCCAGCCGCACTCAGGCTCGCAGGCCAACGCCGCGGTCTACCTGGCCTTGCTGCAGGCCGGGGATACCCTGCTGGGCATGAGCCTGGCGCACGGCGGCCACTTGACCCACGGCGCCAAGGTGTCGGCTTCGGGCAAGCTGTACAACGCTGTGCAATACGGCATCGATGCCAACGGCTTGATCGACTACGACGAGGTTGAGCGCCTGGCCGTCGAGCACCAGCCGAAGATGATCGTGGCAGGCTTCTCGGCCTATTCGAAAACCCTCGACTTCCCGCGTTTCCGGCAGATCGCCGACAAGGTCGGGGCCTACCTGTTCGTTGACATGGCCCACGTCGCCGGCTTGGTGGCGGCAGGCCTGTACCCCAATCCGCTGCCTTATGCCGATGTGGTCACCACCACCACCCACAAGACCCTGCGCGGGCCACGGGGTGGCTTGATTCTGGCCAAGGCGGACCCGGAGCTTGAGAAAAAGCTCAATTCGGCGGTGTTCCCAGGCGGGCAGGGTGGGCCGCTGATGCATGTGATCGCAGCCAAGGCGGTGTGCTTCAAGGAGGCCCTGGAACCTGGTTTCAAGGACTACCAGCGCCAGGTCGTCAACAACGCACAGGCCATGGCGCAAGTCTTCATGCAGCGGGGCTTCGACGTGGTTTCCGGGGGCACCGACAACCACCTGTTCCTGCTTAGCCTGATCCGCCAGGGCATCACCGGCAAGGACGCCGACGCCGCGCTGGGCCGGGCGCACATCACGGTGAACAAGAACGCCGTGCCTAATGACCCACAGTCGCCGTTCGTGACGTCGGGCCTGCGCATTGGCACCCCGGCGGTAACGACCCGTGGTTTCAAGGAAGCGGAATGCCGGGCCCTGGCGACCTGGATCTGCGACATCCTCGACCACCTTGGTGATGCCGATGTCGAGGCCCATGTGGCGGGGCAGGTGGGCGAACTGTGCAAGCTGTTCCCGGTTTATCCGGCCTGA
- a CDS encoding flavin reductase family protein has protein sequence MLLTGKAIEPSAFRQALGHYASGITVISSHHDGEPIGFTCQSFYSVSMSPPLVSFSVMSSSASYPRIRQAGRFMVNILSGEQAGISNRFAQRGADKWHGVQWQVSPLGNPIIAGCLHWLDCEIHAEHTAGDHLIVIGEVKALNLQAGAAAQPLLYFKGQYCNLAAHHAA, from the coding sequence ATGTTGCTTACCGGTAAGGCTATCGAGCCATCGGCTTTTCGCCAGGCACTCGGGCACTACGCATCTGGTATCACGGTGATTTCATCGCACCATGACGGTGAGCCGATCGGCTTCACCTGCCAGTCGTTCTACAGCGTGTCGATGAGCCCGCCGCTGGTGTCATTCAGTGTGATGTCCAGTTCGGCCAGCTACCCAAGAATTCGCCAGGCTGGCCGCTTCATGGTCAATATCCTGTCGGGTGAACAGGCCGGCATTTCCAACCGGTTTGCACAGCGAGGCGCCGACAAGTGGCACGGCGTCCAATGGCAGGTGTCGCCGCTGGGTAACCCGATCATTGCCGGCTGCCTGCACTGGCTCGATTGCGAAATTCACGCCGAGCACACCGCCGGGGATCACCTGATCGTGATTGGCGAAGTGAAAGCGCTGAACCTGCAGGCAGGTGCTGCTGCGCAGCCGCTGCTGTATTTCAAGGGGCAATATTGCAACCTCGCCGCGCACCACGCGGCTTGA
- a CDS encoding sigma 54-interacting transcriptional regulator, with amino-acid sequence MRIHVTFVDRVGITQEILSLLGARNLNLDAVEMIPPNVYIDAPTLSPAVLDELYAALLGVDGVQEVSLVDFLPGHRRRLQLEALLAAMSDPVLAVDPAGHVLLANPTLVSLVGREPAGEPLNRLFAEPNLARTLIDKGFRLPMCEVSFQDQPLLLEATPISGGADGLVGGLLTLYPASRIGERLASLLHDNADGLGALLGESAVLQALKARLHKVASLEAPLLIQGETGTGKELVARACHALSARRDTSFLALNCAALPESLAESELFGYAAGAFTGAQRGGKPGLLELADGGTVFLDEVGEMSPYLQAKLLRFLNDGSFRRVGGGNEVRVNVRVVCATHRNLESMVMEGSFREDLYYRLNVLNLKVPPLRERGKDILLLAEHFLRQACAQIQRAPCRLALATHPLLLGNRWSGNVRQLQNVIFRAAAISEGEVIDCDDLELAGTALSSQQADGAEIISLEAAVQAFEKSLLEKLYESYPSTRQLAVRLQTSHTAIGQRLRKYGIASRAL; translated from the coding sequence ATGAGAATCCACGTCACTTTCGTCGACCGTGTCGGTATCACTCAGGAAATCCTGTCGCTGCTTGGGGCGCGCAACCTCAACCTGGACGCGGTGGAAATGATTCCGCCCAACGTCTACATCGATGCCCCAACTTTGTCTCCGGCCGTGCTGGATGAGCTGTATGCAGCCCTGTTGGGTGTGGACGGTGTGCAGGAGGTGTCGCTGGTCGACTTCCTGCCTGGCCACCGCCGGCGCCTGCAGCTGGAAGCCTTGCTGGCGGCCATGAGTGACCCGGTGCTGGCTGTGGACCCCGCTGGCCATGTGCTGTTGGCCAACCCGACGCTGGTCAGCCTGGTGGGCCGCGAGCCGGCGGGGGAGCCGTTGAACAGATTGTTTGCCGAGCCGAACCTGGCCCGCACCCTGATCGACAAGGGCTTTCGCCTGCCGATGTGCGAGGTGAGCTTTCAGGACCAACCGTTGCTGTTGGAGGCTACGCCCATCAGCGGCGGGGCCGATGGCCTGGTCGGTGGCCTGCTGACCCTGTACCCGGCGAGCCGCATCGGCGAGCGCCTGGCCTCGTTGCTGCATGACAACGCAGACGGGCTGGGCGCGTTGTTGGGGGAGTCGGCGGTGCTGCAGGCGCTAAAGGCACGTTTGCACAAAGTGGCGAGCCTGGAGGCACCCTTGCTGATCCAGGGCGAGACCGGCACCGGCAAGGAGCTGGTGGCCCGCGCCTGCCATGCGCTCAGCGCCCGGCGCGACACGTCTTTCCTGGCGCTGAACTGCGCGGCACTGCCCGAAAGCCTGGCTGAAAGCGAACTGTTCGGCTATGCCGCTGGTGCCTTCACCGGCGCCCAACGTGGCGGCAAGCCAGGCCTGCTGGAACTGGCCGACGGCGGAACGGTGTTTCTCGATGAAGTGGGCGAGATGTCGCCGTACTTGCAGGCCAAGCTGTTGCGCTTTCTCAATGACGGCAGTTTTCGCCGGGTAGGGGGCGGCAACGAAGTGCGGGTGAATGTGCGCGTGGTCTGTGCCACCCACCGCAATCTGGAGAGCATGGTGATGGAGGGCAGTTTTCGCGAAGACCTGTACTACCGGCTGAACGTGCTCAACCTGAAGGTGCCGCCGCTGCGTGAGCGGGGCAAGGACATCCTGCTGCTGGCCGAACACTTTCTGCGCCAGGCCTGTGCGCAGATACAGCGTGCGCCATGCCGTCTGGCGTTGGCGACCCATCCGCTGCTGCTGGGCAATCGCTGGTCAGGTAACGTGCGCCAGTTGCAGAACGTGATTTTCCGCGCTGCGGCGATCAGCGAAGGCGAGGTGATCGATTGCGATGACCTGGAGCTGGCCGGTACCGCGTTGAGCAGTCAGCAGGCTGACGGGGCCGAAATCATCAGCCTGGAAGCCGCCGTTCAGGCCTTTGAAAAGTCCTTGCTTGAAAAGTTGTACGAGAGCTACCCCTCGACTCGGCAGTTGGCCGTGCGTCTGCAGACGTCCCACACTGCCATCGGCCAGCGCCTGCGCAAGTACGGGATCGCCAGCCGGGCTTTGTAA
- the lipA gene encoding lipoyl synthase, which produces MKLRGAEKVARIPVKILPTEDVPRKPDWIRVAIPTTPEVARVKALLRKHKLHSVCEEAACPNLGECFSGGTATFMIMGDICTRRCPFCDVGHGRPKPLDVDEPKNLAIAIADLRLKYVVITSVDRDDLRDGGAQHFVDCLREIRALSPGIQLETLVPDYRGRMDVALAITEQQPPDVFNHNLETVPRLYKAARPGSDFEWSLDLLERFKQRVPTVPTKSGLMLGLGETDAEVLEVMQRLREHQVDMLTLGQYLQPSRSHLPVQRFVHPDTFAWFAEQALAMGFRNVASGPLVRSSYHADRQAQAV; this is translated from the coding sequence GTGAAACTGCGCGGTGCCGAGAAGGTGGCGCGCATCCCGGTGAAAATCCTCCCCACCGAAGATGTACCCCGCAAACCCGACTGGATCCGCGTGGCGATTCCCACTACACCGGAGGTGGCGCGGGTCAAGGCCCTGCTGCGCAAGCACAAGTTGCACAGCGTGTGCGAGGAAGCCGCCTGCCCGAACCTGGGCGAGTGCTTTTCTGGCGGTACGGCGACGTTCATGATCATGGGCGACATCTGCACCCGGCGTTGTCCGTTCTGCGATGTCGGCCATGGTCGGCCCAAGCCGCTCGACGTCGACGAGCCGAAGAACCTGGCCATCGCCATTGCTGACCTGCGCTTGAAATACGTGGTCATCACCTCGGTAGACCGCGACGACCTGCGTGACGGTGGTGCCCAGCACTTTGTCGATTGCCTGCGCGAGATCCGCGCATTGTCGCCGGGCATCCAACTGGAAACCCTGGTGCCGGATTACCGTGGGCGCATGGACGTGGCGCTGGCGATCACCGAGCAGCAACCACCGGATGTGTTCAACCACAACCTCGAGACCGTGCCACGCTTGTACAAGGCGGCACGTCCGGGCTCGGACTTCGAGTGGTCGCTGGACCTGCTGGAGCGCTTCAAGCAACGTGTACCCACGGTGCCGACCAAGTCAGGGCTTATGCTTGGCCTGGGCGAAACCGATGCCGAGGTGCTCGAAGTGATGCAGCGCCTGCGCGAGCATCAGGTCGACATGTTGACCTTGGGGCAGTACCTGCAACCTTCGCGCAGTCATTTGCCGGTGCAGCGCTTCGTCCACCCGGACACGTTCGCCTGGTTTGCCGAGCAAGCGTTGGCGATGGGTTTCAGGAATGTAGCTTCCGGGCCATTGGTGCGCTCGTCCTACCATGCGGACCGACAGGCGCAGGCTGTGTAA